The following coding sequences lie in one Catharus ustulatus isolate bCatUst1 chromosome 5, bCatUst1.pri.v2, whole genome shotgun sequence genomic window:
- the SMIM19 gene encoding small integral membrane protein 19 isoform X5, translating to MAAAVGVGGAGGGGASAALGDGGAIDYSVHEAWNEATNVYLLVVLASLALLVYARRNKRRIMRIFTLPPAAETPPETNFYDSVKKIRLRQQLEMYSIGVMMRSFSETEVDDEWR from the exons atggcggcggcggtgggggttggcggggcgggcggcggtgGCGCCTCGGCGGCCCTGGGTGACGGCGGCGCCATCGACTACTCGGTGCACGAGGCGTGGAACGAGGCCACCAACGTGTacctgctggtggtgctggccAGTCTCGCCCTCCTCGTCTACGCGCGGCG GAACAAGAGGAGGATCATGCGCATCTTCACCCTGCCCCCGGCCGCCGAGACGCCACCCGAGACCAACTTCTACGACAGCGTGAAGAAGATCCGTCTGcggcagcagctggagatgtACTCCATCG GTGTCATGATGAGGAGCTTCTCAGAAACAGAAGTGGATGATGAGTGGAGATGA
- the SMIM19 gene encoding small integral membrane protein 19 isoform X1 → MAAAVGVGGAGGGGASAALGDGGAIDYSVHEAWNEATNVYLLVVLASLALLVYARRNKRRIMRIFTLPPAAETPPETNFYDSVKKIRLRQQLEMYSIGKSEGRGGSPGPAGYWGPFLKGPSSPFRAASSSLVQWERPRSCGTMGAGALQQPGPQDWCVRKYEARERLCSYPEANVKTNPIVTL, encoded by the exons atggcggcggcggtgggggttggcggggcgggcggcggtgGCGCCTCGGCGGCCCTGGGTGACGGCGGCGCCATCGACTACTCGGTGCACGAGGCGTGGAACGAGGCCACCAACGTGTacctgctggtggtgctggccAGTCTCGCCCTCCTCGTCTACGCGCGGCG GAACAAGAGGAGGATCATGCGCATCTTCACCCTGCCCCCGGCCGCCGAGACGCCACCCGAGACCAACTTCTACGACAGCGTGAAGAAGATCCGTCTGcggcagcagctggagatgtACTCCATCGGTAAGTCAGAGGGAAGAGGGGGCTCCCCCGGCCCTGCGGGCTACTGGGGGCCGTTCCTAAAGGGGCCTTCGAGCCCCTTCCGAGCGGCTTCCTCGAGCCTTGTGCAGTGGGAACGCCCCCGGTCCTGTGGCACCATGGGAgcaggggctctgcagcagccagggccgCAAGACTGGTGCGTGAGGAAGTACGAAGCGAGGGAGCGGCTGTGTAGTTACCCTGAAGCAAATGTCAAAACGAATCCCATTGTTACACTTTGA
- the SMIM19 gene encoding small integral membrane protein 19 isoform X4, translated as MAAAVGVGGAGGGGASAALGDGGAIDYSVHEAWNEATNVYLLVVLASLALLVYARRNKRRIMRIFTLPPAAETPPETNFYDSVKKIRLRQQLEMYSIDTGVMMRSFSETEVDDEWR; from the exons atggcggcggcggtgggggttggcggggcgggcggcggtgGCGCCTCGGCGGCCCTGGGTGACGGCGGCGCCATCGACTACTCGGTGCACGAGGCGTGGAACGAGGCCACCAACGTGTacctgctggtggtgctggccAGTCTCGCCCTCCTCGTCTACGCGCGGCG GAACAAGAGGAGGATCATGCGCATCTTCACCCTGCCCCCGGCCGCCGAGACGCCACCCGAGACCAACTTCTACGACAGCGTGAAGAAGATCCGTCTGcggcagcagctggagatgtACTCCATCG ATACAGGTGTCATGATGAGGAGCTTCTCAGAAACAGAAGTGGATGATGAGTGGAGATGA
- the SMIM19 gene encoding small integral membrane protein 19 isoform X2, translating into MAAAVGVGGAGGGGASAALGDGGAIDYSVHEAWNEATNVYLLVVLASLALLVYARRNKRRIMRIFTLPPAAETPPETNFYDSVKKIRLRQQLEMYSIVGTPPVLWHHGSRGSAAARAARLVREEVRSEGAAV; encoded by the exons atggcggcggcggtgggggttggcggggcgggcggcggtgGCGCCTCGGCGGCCCTGGGTGACGGCGGCGCCATCGACTACTCGGTGCACGAGGCGTGGAACGAGGCCACCAACGTGTacctgctggtggtgctggccAGTCTCGCCCTCCTCGTCTACGCGCGGCG GAACAAGAGGAGGATCATGCGCATCTTCACCCTGCCCCCGGCCGCCGAGACGCCACCCGAGACCAACTTCTACGACAGCGTGAAGAAGATCCGTCTGcggcagcagctggagatgtACTCCATCG TGGGAACGCCCCCGGTCCTGTGGCACCATGGGAgcaggggctctgcagcagccagggccgCAAGACTGGTGCGTGAGGAAGTACGAAGCGAGGGAGCGGCTGTGTAG
- the SMIM19 gene encoding small integral membrane protein 19 isoform X3 — protein sequence MAAAVGVGGAGGGGASAALGDGGAIDYSVHEAWNEATNVYLLVVLASLALLVYARRNKRRIMRIFTLPPAAETPPETNFYDSVKKIRLRQQLEMYSIARKYEQQQQQPPKQTESVQLSVE from the exons atggcggcggcggtgggggttggcggggcgggcggcggtgGCGCCTCGGCGGCCCTGGGTGACGGCGGCGCCATCGACTACTCGGTGCACGAGGCGTGGAACGAGGCCACCAACGTGTacctgctggtggtgctggccAGTCTCGCCCTCCTCGTCTACGCGCGGCG GAACAAGAGGAGGATCATGCGCATCTTCACCCTGCCCCCGGCCGCCGAGACGCCACCCGAGACCAACTTCTACGACAGCGTGAAGAAGATCCGTCTGcggcagcagctggagatgtACTCCATCG caaggaagtatgagcagcagcagcagcagccaccaaaACAGACTGAAAGCGTACAGCTCTCAGTGGAATGA